In Stomoxys calcitrans chromosome 2, idStoCalc2.1, whole genome shotgun sequence, the following proteins share a genomic window:
- the LOC106081488 gene encoding cyclin-dependent kinases regulatory subunit: MPADQIQYSEKYFDAVYEYRHVILPSDLTKLVPKSHLMTETEWRNLGVQQSPGWVHYMMHAPEPHVILFRRPRTDLPDPASTAAATSTTSTNSDATNSNNVSVQG; encoded by the exons ATGCCTGCCGATCAAATACAATATTCGGAGAAATATTTCGATGCTGTCTATGAGTATCG TCATGTTATTTTACCCTCCGACCTAACAAAGCTTGTTCCCAAATCTCATCTGATGACCGAAACTGAATGGCGAAATTTGGGTGTTCAACAAAGTCCGGGTTGGGTACATTATATGATGCATGCTCCCGAGCCCCATGTTATACTTTTCAGGCGTCCACGCACAGATCTACCTGATCCAGCAAGCACTGCCGCAGCAACTTCGACAACATCTACGAATAGCGATGCGACAAATTCCAACAATGTGTCCGTGCAAGGTTAG